A segment of the Luteolibacter arcticus genome:
GCCTTACCCATGGGACGCGGAGTTTTCCGTGAAGGCCTGCAATATCTGGAACGGTGCCAGCCATCTCAAGAACACCCGCGAGGACGGCCATGTCCTCACCGCTCCGGTCCGCAGCTTCCCGCCGAACGCCTGGGGCCTTCACGACGTGATCGGAAATGTCTTCGAATACTGCGAAGGCCACGCGCCATGGATGGAGAGCAGCATCGTCGAGACGCGCATCTGCGGACGCGGCGGCTCATGGTGGTGCTCGGCGAACTCCTGCCACTTCTACAACCTGCTCGACATCGGCAGCATGGCGAAAGGGGCCTCACTGCCGAACCAGGGATTCCGTGTGGTCTTCGACCTTCCTGCCAAGGATGCGTCGACCGGCAAGTGATTGGGTAGCGCGATTGGCCCGCCTCTTGCGAAAGGGATAGCGCCATGAGTACGAACACCATTCACCAAGACGTCCGCACCCTCGCCAAAGATCTGAGCATCGGCTACCCGCGCAGCCCGCGGACGAAATTGGCAGGCTATGTCCTCGCCGCCCGCGCCCTCGACAAGTGCCGCGCCGAACTCGCCGGCACCCAGGGTGAGTATCACTACGCCTGCCCGCTCGACAGCATGTTTCTCGACTTCTCGGGGATCGATCCGGGAGCCTTCAAGCAAGCCGTGGCCGAAGGCCGAAGCGATGAAGAGATGGAGCGCTGGATCCGCGAGCATGCGACCAATTCCAGCAAGGAAGAGGTCATCCGCTGGAACAATGGCTTGCGTGATAAGCGCATCAGCGAACTCGATACGGAGCTTCAGACCTACCTCGAGGAATACATCGACAAGAACATCCCGGGACGAGTCGTTTACCATTGGTTCGACGTCTACGACATCGAGGAGAAGCGCCTCGATGCCCCCGTCATCAGCGACCGTTGAGCTACGAAAGTAGGAAGTGATGAAACCGGAATCGCTTCATAAGGGAGACAAGGTCGAGTGGGAGACTTCCCAAGGCAAAACGCAGGGGAAGATCGTGCGGAAACTCACCGCGCCGCGCATGATCAAGGGTCACAAGGTGGCTGCTTCCAAGGATGGCCCGCAATATTTGGTCGAAAGCGAAAAGTCGGGCGAGCAAGCCGCCCATCGTCCGGAAGCGCTGACGAAGCGGAAGGCACCATCATCGAAAAGCTGAGATTTCCCGGTCTTTTCCACAGAATCCATTTGCACTTCGCTGGTTCGATGCGACCGGTATCCTAGAGCCGGACGATTCCGATGCGGCAGAGTCAGTAAACCCACGAGGTGATCCTGATAGCGCTGGAAACTCGCCCGGCTCGCTTCTGTACGGATCGGGCCGCTGTGGCACGAGCCCTGCGAAGAGGGATGGCATATGAAAGCCAGCCCGAAAAAGTCCTCACCACCAGCCCAGCGCGAAGCAGCCACCCGCGGCGAGGAAGCGACCACAGCTTCGATCGATCAAGGTGCTGAGGTTGCCACGCGCGAAGAACGCGAGACGCCCGCAGATGATTATGAAGCGAACGCGCGTCTTGATGACGTGAGCGCCGGAGCCGACTTCGAAGACGACCAAGACACCTACGACCGTCCCGATAGCGCTGCCATTGCGCGCGAGGAGGAAGAAGAGGAGGAGGAATAACTCTCAAGCACCGCGACTCCCGGACGGTTCACATTTCCGGCTTTGTCTGCTCGCTTCATCAAAGAAGTCGCAGCACCAGCTTTTGTCGCGGCGACTCATTCCCACTCGTCATCCAGGCTGCTGCTCGCGCCGATGCCGGTGACGACCATGACCTCGCGAAGCTCACGATAGCGCGGGTCGGCGCTCGACACCTGCTCCATGGTGGGCAGATCGGGGATCGCCTTGATCACCGCGAGATCGGTGGGCCCCAGAGTGACGTCGAAGTAAAGGCGCTCGCCCTCCTCGACATCGAGTGTGCCGAGAGAGCCGTCATCATCATCGAGCGCCGGACTCCAGCCGTCGTGGGCGCGGCTGTGCTGCTGCTCGTTGTCCACCCAGAAGAGGAAGGGCTTTCGATTCAGCGCCTGCAGCTTCGCCATGGTCATGCCGATGTGGACGCCGTGCTTGCCGCGCCAGCGTGAACCGGCATCGGTCACCGAGATGCCGGCGAAATGCTCGAATTCCTCATCCTCGTAAAACGTGACATAGGCGCGCCGGCTCGGGTCGTCCGGGAAGAGCACTACGCGTGGCTCCGGCGTGGTTTCCTTCCGCACGTTAGCTTTGCCGAAGCGCGCCTCGAGATCCGCCAAGGTGGTGGACTCCGCGTAGTCGCCCGGGAGCACGAGGAAGGCATCGGCTGCTGTTGGCGTCGCTTCGGCTTTCGTTTCTGCTGCCGCTGCCGGGGTTTCCTTCGGTGCCTCGGCGGGTTTCGCATCCGGCTTGCACGATGCGAGGACGATGGCTGCGCCCATGACCAATGCGCAGGCCAGAGGAAGAAGAGGAGATGGGTTCATGGCTTTTGTTGGGTGAGGTCTTCCGCCGGCCAGTCGCGGTGGAAGTCGGGGTTGAAGGATTTGATTTCACCGGTATCGAGATCGATCGACACGATCTGCATCACGGTGTTCTCGCCTTCTTCCGCCATCGGTGAGTGCTGGGCCGAGGGGTCGGGACCGAGCATCAGCGCGTGGCGTTCGGCCGGCAGCCAGGTGCTCATCGCGGAAAGGGGTAGTGCCTTGCTCCAGACCGGGCGGCCTGCCGGTCCGGAGATTCGAGCGATCTGCATGCGCCCGGCCTCGCCAAGTCGGTCGCGCGAGAGCACGAACACGCTGTCCGGATTCCGCCGCCACAAGGCGGACTGCTGGTCCCAAGTGGGCGCATCCTGCGTCAGCAGCCCGGCCATCAGGAACTCCGGGCTCTCCGGCAGTGGCGAGGGATCGAGGAATCGAAACCCCACGCCGAGGAAGTCTTGGACGTTCTTGAACCGCGCCCGATACAGCCGGTGCCGCATCGGCTCGGTGAAGTTCATCTGGCTGCTGACCGTTTTCCGCTCGGTGGCTTCCGCCAATTCGGATTCCGAGAGCAGGCCCAGCCAGTCCTGCTCGCCATCCGGCCGCGGCATGGTCACGCCGCGCACCATGGCTCGCCACTCCATGCCGTTGCTCAAGCGCTCGACCTTGGCCCGCACCGTGGCTTTTTCCACTCCGTCCTTGCTGGCCTTCGCCTCGCGTTTCTTCTCTTCGGAAAGAGGCACATACGGCGTCGCTTCCAAGGTCACCGGATCGATCCGGACCTTCCGTGCGTCGTCCAGCCTCACGATCATCCCGGCGTCGGGGTCGAAAGCCAGCGGCTGCATGGACTCCGGCAGGAACATCCCGACCCCCGGCGGCTTCGGCATCAGCCCTGCGAGCGAGGGATTGCGCGCCTCGATCTTCGCGGCGTCCGCCACGATCACGCCATCGGCGAGACGAATGCCGGCCAGCTCCGGGATCCGCGCCCACAGGACGCCCTGCTCCAGACCCATTGCGCTCGAGTCGCCATGGGCCTTGTCCTTCTTCAGCCGCTTGCGGAAGACCGGCTGCGCGGTCGCCGCGTCGATCGCCCAGAGGTCGATGTGGAGCCAACTCGTCGTCCGCCGGCTGGAGGTGGAGCGGGAGCCGACCCGGCTGATCCGTTTTTCCCACTGGCTGGTGAGGTAGTAAAGGCGGTCGCCCTGGTCATCCT
Coding sequences within it:
- a CDS encoding DUF5069 domain-containing protein, yielding MSTNTIHQDVRTLAKDLSIGYPRSPRTKLAGYVLAARALDKCRAELAGTQGEYHYACPLDSMFLDFSGIDPGAFKQAVAEGRSDEEMERWIREHATNSSKEEVIRWNNGLRDKRISELDTELQTYLEEYIDKNIPGRVVYHWFDVYDIEEKRLDAPVISDR
- a CDS encoding DUF2945 domain-containing protein, with translation MKPESLHKGDKVEWETSQGKTQGKIVRKLTAPRMIKGHKVAASKDGPQYLVESEKSGEQAAHRPEALTKRKAPSSKS
- a CDS encoding PA2928 family protein; translation: MKKILTILLVLGGAALFWMGRWQSQLTLSTPEILGGPVRLKDDQGDRLYYLTSQWEKRISRVGSRSTSSRRTTSWLHIDLWAIDAATAQPVFRKRLKKDKAHGDSSAMGLEQGVLWARIPELAGIRLADGVIVADAAKIEARNPSLAGLMPKPPGVGMFLPESMQPLAFDPDAGMIVRLDDARKVRIDPVTLEATPYVPLSEEKKREAKASKDGVEKATVRAKVERLSNGMEWRAMVRGVTMPRPDGEQDWLGLLSESELAEATERKTVSSQMNFTEPMRHRLYRARFKNVQDFLGVGFRFLDPSPLPESPEFLMAGLLTQDAPTWDQQSALWRRNPDSVFVLSRDRLGEAGRMQIARISGPAGRPVWSKALPLSAMSTWLPAERHALMLGPDPSAQHSPMAEEGENTVMQIVSIDLDTGEIKSFNPDFHRDWPAEDLTQQKP